The Montipora foliosa isolate CH-2021 chromosome 1, ASM3666993v2, whole genome shotgun sequence genome has a window encoding:
- the LOC137973199 gene encoding tropomyosin alpha-1 chain-like translates to MGNDKEGKASDSKRGEGRKRLRDGGSQTDEEDLMASGRSTSARLDEMNAKLDKVLAVCGEIESLKKEIGELKGELKDLKESLEFAGKEIISLKAEMAETSTTVKENGEDMNSFDTDIEVLKRRNIKLEAYTRRENITIYNIKEESDENTEEQVRNLFVAKLRIPQNDVDAIRFERVHRIPVKPSSQRSQSRGPRPVIVRFSHYQNKEFIRSFYKNLKGTKIGISDDFPREVEEIHKTLYPVLKQAKREQKRAFFNFDKLIINGQIYRGEETKNLPYYGNIMKNFV, encoded by the coding sequence ATGGGAAACGATAAAGAAGGAAAAGCCTCCGATTCCAAGCGCGGAGAAGGTCGTAAAAGACTCAGAGATGGTGGATCTCAAACGGATGAAGAAGACCTCATGGCATCCGGGCGCTCAACTTCGGCTCGCCTCGACGAAATGAACGCTAAATTAGACAAAGTTCTCGCAGTATGCGGCGAAATTGAATCACTCAAGAAAGAAATAGGTGAGCTAAAAGGAGAACTTAAAGATCTGAAAGAGTCACTAGAATTTGCCGGGAAAGAGATCATCAGCTTAAAAGCAGAAATGGCTGAGACTTCCACGACAGTTAAAGAAAACGGTGAGGATATGAATTCCTTTGATACTGACATTGAAGTTTTGAAGCGGAGAAATATCAAATTGGAGGCCTACACAAGGCGCGAAAATATAACAATCTACAACATCAAAGAAGAATCTGATGAAAACACCGAAGAACAGGTTAGAAATCTATTTGTCGCTAAACTGCGAATTCCTCAAAACGATGTTGACGCCATTCGCTTCGAAAGAGTGCATAGAATTCCGGTGAAACCATCAAGTCAAAGATCGCAAAGTCGTGGTCCAAGACCAGTAATTGTTAGATTTAGTCACTATCAGAATAAGGAATTTATCCGCTCCTTTTACAAGAACCTAAAGGGAACTAAGATTGGAATTTCGGACGATTTTCCGAGAGAGGTTGAAGAGATTCATAAAACTCTCTATCCAGttttaaaacaagcgaaacgcGAACAGAAAAGGGCTTTCTTCAACTTCGACAAACTAATCATAAATGGCCAAATTTACAGAGGAGAAGAGACCAAGAACCTCCCCTATTATGGAAACATTATGAAAAACTTCGTATAA
- the LOC137973213 gene encoding uncharacterized protein has translation MTRLLQFLEGPALLAVQRYEPMPGGLSKALKTLDDRFGQPFQVVRACIESLTKGPAIQASSGKDSLQRYADTAQVTYDTLESMGYLSEMNADNLEKVITRLPRWVQAKFAEHLKSLERKGQLMPSFREVVDFLKERAYVLNHPFFSVELNEAAPTRVKPTKSKSVTTKASAYVTMSAKQESCIMCREPHRLYRCEAFRAKSPRERAEFVKKGKICFNCINSTEYASRNCGSRNRCRVQGCGKTHHTLLHVTDTRGSANQGALSQHHEVVDQNLVPDQGTTSTCSTLASVGPCEVLLQVIPVKVMSSACCQITTYGLIDSGSDITMIDPSLVELLNIKGSPSKRSLTTVHSVDAEEVGMKVDFQIGSVDIQNENVINVKSASNRRSCKDLTIPLKHTRVIRSVAQWPHLHHVCFPNVERKKISVLIGTNLQEVFIPLEVRRGKRNEPVAIKSCIGWSIPGANANCASLCLCSN, from the coding sequence ATGACTCGTCTGTTACAGTTTCTAGAGGGACCAGCCCTCCTTGCAGTGCAAAGATATGAGCCAATGCCAGGTGGTCTGTCGAAGGCTCTTAAAACGTTAGACGATCGATTTGGGCAGCCATTCCAAGTAGTGAGGGCATGTATTGAATCGCTTACCAAGGGGCCTGCTATACAAGCCAGTAGTGGCAAGGACAGTTTACAACGCTATGCTGATACAGCCCAAGTTACCTACGATACCCTAGAGTCCATGGGATACCTTAGTGAAATGAACGCAGATAATCTTGAGAAAGTCATTACACGGTTACCCAGGTGGGTGCAGGCCAAATTTGCTGAGCATCTGAAGAGTCTTGAGCGTAAAGGACAACTGATGCCAAGTTTCAGGGAAGTTGTGGATTTCCTCAAAGAAAGAGCTTATGTTTTGAACCATCCCTTCTTTAGTGTTGAATTGAACGAAGCTGCGCCTACCAGAGTCAAGCCTACGAAGAGTAAGTCAGTGACCACAAAGGCATCCGCTTATGTGACCATGTCAGCAAAGCAGGAATCTTGCATAATGTGCCGTGAGCCCCATCGGTTGTACCGCTGTGAGGCGTTTAGAGCCAAGTCCCCTCGAGAGAGAGCTGAGTTTGTGAAGAAAGGAAAGATTTGCTTTAACTGTATTAATTCGACAGAATATGCATCTAGGAATTGCGGATCTCGTAATCGATGCCGGGTGCAGGGCTGCGGCAAGACCCATCACACGTTACTGCACGTCACTGACACTCGCGGAAGTGCAAATCAAGGAGCCCTCTCTCAGCATCACGAGGTTGTCGACCAGAACTTGGTGCCAGACCAAGGCACTACGTCAACTTGCTCCACGTTAGCGTCAGTTGGCCCCTGTGAGGTGCTGCTGCAAGTCATTCCAGTTAAGGTGATGAGCAGTGCTTGTTGTCAAATTACAACTTATGGTCTAATAGACTCGGGCTCTGACATCACGATGATTGACCCATCCCTTGTGGAGTTATTAAACATAAAGGGATCGCCCAGCAAACGTTCACTGACGACAGTGCACAGTGTTGATGCTGAAGAAGTAGGAATGAAAGTAGATTTCCAGATTGGTTCGGTTGATATCCAGAATGAAAACGTGATTAACGTGAAATCAGCTTCCAATCGGCGGTCATGCAAGGACTTAACAATTCCTCTAAAGCATACCAGAGTCATAAGGTCAGTGGCGCAATGGCCACATTTACACCATGTGTGTTTTCCGAATGTGGAGAGAAAGAAGATTTCTGTGTTGATTGGCACCAACCTCCAAGAAGTTTTCATACCACTTGAGGTTCGAAGAGGCAAACGTAATGAGCCAGTTGCTATTAAGTCGTGTATTGGATGGAGCATTCCTGGTGCAAATGCCAATTGTGCAAGCCTCTGCTTGTGTTCAAATTAA
- the LOC137973233 gene encoding uncharacterized protein has translation MNAGNLEKVITRLPRWMQAKFAEHLKSLEGRGWLMPSFRNVVDFLKERAYVLNHLFFIVGLNEESNLRRLELKYRVVIEDCVAKGYARKLTKDELGTISNTTWYLPHHPVTNPNKPGKVRVVFDAAARFDGSSLNEQLVGGPTLTNDLTGVLFRFREDEIAFSADIESMFYQTYVTPRDTDSMRFLWWPGSVDNPPEDYKMLVHIFGAKLSPCCANKVLNQTAQDDEETYSPEVIKAVRRNFYVDNVFKSVPTPEQAIHLASDLTKLLKEGGFRLTKFTSNSREVLQAIPSELRASPNLDLDLDQLPTKRALGVY, from the exons ATGAACGCAGGTAATCTTGAGAAAGTCATTACACGGTTACCCAGGTGGATGCAAGCCAAGTTTGCTGAGCATTTGAAGAGTCTCGAGGGTAGAGGATGGCTAATGCCAAGTTTCAGGAATGTTGTGGATTTCCTTAAGGAAAGAGCTTACGTCTTGAACCATCTCTTCTTTATTGTTGGATTGAACGAAGAGTCAAATCTACGAAGA CTGGAACTGAAGTACAGAGTTGTGATTGAAGACTGCGTAGCCAAGGGTTACGCAAGAAAGCTCACCAAGGATGAACTAGGCACCATCAGCAACACCACTTGGTACCTTCCCCACCACCCAGTAACTAATCCAAACAAGCCTGGCAAAGTGAGAGTGGTATTTGACGCAGCCGCAAGATTTGATGGTTCTTCTTTGAATGAGCAACTTGTGGGAGGGCCCACTCTGACGAATGACTTAACAGGCGTGTTATTCCGGTTTCGAGAAGACGAGATTGCCTTTTCTGCAGACATCGAGAGTATGTTTTACCAGACTTATGTGACGCCACGTGACACGGACTCCATGAGATTCTTGTGGTGGCCTGGAAGTGTAGACAATCCTCCCGAGGATTACAAGATGCTGGTCCACATCTTTGGGGCAAAGTTATCACCCTGTTGTGCAAATAAAGTTTTGAACCAGACAGCACAAGACGATGAAGAGACCTATTCCCCTGAAGTCATCAAGGCAGTACGTAGAAACTTCTATGTTGATAATGTGTTCAAGTCGGTTCCGACGCCTGAACAAGCCATTCACCTCGCATCAGACCTAACCAAGTTATTGAAGGAAGGTGGCTTTCGTCTCACAAAGTTTACGAGTAACAGTCGTGAAGTGTTACAAGCAATTCCATCCGAGTTGAGAGCAAGTCCCAATCTGGACCTAGATCTGGATCAGTTACCAACGAAACGAGCATTGGGTGTGTACTAA
- the LOC137973244 gene encoding uncharacterized protein yields the protein MTIVSVREVQDDDKELRKSSNVQLSVNMSQVDLLLQRLSSWPHLLRVMSWVLRFIKRCWRETHNAVPVMTPTLSELQSASREVVRVVQRECIHEEYVALKGGGKVKSNSKLANLSSILVNDVIRVGGRIHRAPIAFEAAHPVSTLIVRYYHHILGHSSREHVLSAVRQCYWILRARSLVRQVLNKCVSCRKRNALAMQQVKADLPAERLDVGSLETDAFIQALRRFISVHGSPKKIWSDNRTNFTGAEKELSRSIQDLDDGTIRRELHRYETDCCNDAEDDGRSDNDADDDESSDVDNVHDGDYDDDDDDEEEEEEEEDEGDEWIPFIFVREL from the exons ATGACCATAGTGTCTGTGAGAGAAGTACAAGATGACGACAAGGAACTTCGAAAGTCCTCAAACGTCCAATTAAGCGTAAACATGTCGCAAGTCGATCTCCTTTTGCAGCGTCTTTCATCCTGGCCCCATTTATTGCGAGTGATGTCTTGGGTGCTGCGCTTTATCAAGCGGTGTTGGAGGGAAACCCATAACGCTGTACCTGTAATGACCCCGACTCTTTCTGAACTACAGTCGGCAAGCAGAGAAGTTGTGCGCGTTGTCCAGCGAGAATGCATTCATGAAGAGTATGTGGCTCTTAAAGGGGGTGGAAAAGTAAAGAGTAATAGCAAGCTAGCCAATCTAAGCTCAATCTTGGTTAATGATGTCATTCGTGTTGGCGGAAGAATTCATCGTGCACCCATTGCATTTGAAGCAGCTCACCCGGTGTCCACGTTGATAGTTCGTTACTACCATCATATTCTGGGACATTCTAGTCGGGAGCATGTGTTGTCTGCTGTACGTCAGTGTTATTGGATATTGAGAGCTAGATCGCTGGTTCGCCAGGTGTTGAATAAGTGTGTGAGTTGCCGTAAGCGTAACGCGCTTGCTATGCAGCAAGTGAAGGCAGATCTTCCAGCAGAGAGATTG GATGTTGGTTCGTTGGAAACGGACGCGTTTATTCAAGCATTACGCCGATTCATTTCAGTGCATGgaagtcctaagaaaatatggtcgGACAATAGGACGAATTTTACGGGTGCTGAGAAGGAACTTAGTCGTTCAATTCAGGATTTGGATGATGGCACAATCAGGAGAGAACTGCACAGATATGAGACAGATTG CTGCAATGATGCTGAAGATGATGGACGCTCTGATAATGATGCTGATGACGATGAGTCAtctgatgttgataatgttCATGATGGTGAttatgacgacgatgatgatgatgaagaggaggaggaggaggaggaagacgagGGAGATGAATGGATACCTTTTATCTTTGTCAGGGAGTTGTGA